From a single Candidatus Sulfotelmatobacter sp. genomic region:
- a CDS encoding carboxypeptidase-like regulatory domain-containing protein, which yields MTSIFRCLLIASVMLSALTFAQVTGTAAAKPANRAVIEGLVTKEPGSEPVKKAVIELIAENQTEGGDYTAVSAADGSFHIEGILPGRYRLFAERTGLLEVDKHRTRADGRVLTLAAGQELKDLRIWLQAAAVVRGRVTDEDGDAMPNAQVTVLRQTFVSGHGRWEQAGAERTNDLGEYRVPGLGAGNYYVSVSPAPDFKSLIEAAGVGTAEPRAADKAATHTSYQTTYYPGTADRSQAAPIQLRAGDDFPIDFSLTPTPSLSIRGVVVNLPPRASAAIMLQSRDFSLVLNGAEMHPDGSFVIRDVAPGSYTILATVEGAAVPMMARQALQVVSSSVEDLRLAPQPGGSVRGRLRVTSGGSLVKFDPNQFFLALHPVDGDDEMLNMSMAGAGANSVIHVAGDGSFEWKGVPAGTYYMELTGDPGTSADWYLKSVFAGGREADDSGFSVNGGNVALDLMASANGAVVEGAVADRKGEPMANAVIVAVPEARLRTRVDRWRKTVSDQSGRFSLRGVRPGEYTLFAWETVDGESYYNPEFLKAFEAQGSALHVAEGDRKSVNLEEIPEPEEQP from the coding sequence ATGACGTCAATTTTCCGATGCCTGTTGATCGCAAGCGTAATGTTAAGCGCGCTCACGTTCGCCCAGGTGACGGGCACGGCTGCCGCGAAGCCGGCAAACCGCGCAGTGATTGAGGGCCTGGTCACGAAGGAACCGGGGAGCGAACCGGTGAAGAAGGCGGTAATTGAGCTGATCGCCGAGAATCAGACCGAAGGCGGAGATTATACCGCGGTGAGCGCGGCCGACGGCAGTTTTCATATCGAGGGAATCTTGCCGGGACGTTATCGTCTCTTTGCGGAGCGAACTGGATTACTCGAAGTCGACAAGCATCGGACGCGCGCCGATGGGCGCGTATTGACCCTGGCGGCCGGGCAGGAATTGAAAGACCTGCGAATTTGGTTGCAGGCCGCGGCGGTGGTGCGGGGACGCGTGACGGACGAAGATGGCGACGCCATGCCCAATGCGCAGGTCACGGTGCTCAGGCAAACATTCGTTTCCGGGCACGGAAGGTGGGAGCAGGCGGGCGCGGAGCGGACGAACGATCTGGGCGAGTATCGAGTGCCGGGACTGGGCGCGGGAAATTACTACGTGTCGGTGAGCCCGGCGCCGGATTTCAAAAGCTTGATCGAAGCGGCGGGGGTGGGAACGGCAGAGCCACGTGCTGCGGACAAAGCGGCGACTCACACTTCTTATCAAACGACGTATTATCCCGGCACCGCGGATCGCAGCCAGGCCGCGCCAATCCAGTTGCGTGCGGGCGACGATTTTCCGATCGACTTTTCACTGACGCCGACTCCGAGTCTAAGCATTCGCGGGGTGGTGGTGAATTTGCCGCCGCGAGCGTCGGCGGCGATCATGTTGCAGTCGCGCGATTTCAGTTTGGTGCTCAATGGGGCGGAGATGCATCCCGACGGCAGCTTCGTGATTCGCGATGTGGCGCCGGGAAGTTATACGATTCTAGCCACGGTGGAAGGCGCGGCTGTACCGATGATGGCGCGGCAAGCGCTGCAAGTGGTTTCCAGCAGCGTGGAAGACCTGCGCCTGGCGCCGCAGCCGGGAGGATCGGTCCGCGGGCGGCTGCGGGTGACGAGCGGAGGGAGTCTCGTGAAATTCGATCCCAACCAGTTTTTTCTAGCGCTGCATCCAGTTGACGGCGACGATGAAATGTTGAATATGTCGATGGCGGGAGCTGGGGCGAATTCAGTCATCCATGTTGCTGGCGATGGCAGCTTCGAGTGGAAGGGCGTTCCGGCCGGCACCTACTACATGGAACTGACGGGCGATCCGGGAACAAGCGCCGACTGGTATTTGAAGTCCGTGTTTGCCGGCGGCCGCGAGGCGGATGATTCGGGCTTTAGCGTGAATGGGGGTAACGTCGCGCTCGATCTGATGGCGAGCGCGAATGGAGCGGTGGTGGAGGGCGCGGTTGCAGACCGGAAGGGCGAGCCGATGGCCAACGCGGTGATTGTTGCCGTTCCCGAAGCGCGCCTGCGTACGCGCGTCGACCGCTGGCGCAAGACGGTCAGCGATCAGAGTGGACGCTTCAGCCTCCGCGGTGTGCGTCCGGGTGAATACACGCTGTTCGCCTGGGAAACCGTAGACGGCGAGTCCTACTACAATCCCGAATTTCTGAAAGCTTTTGAGGCACAGGGAAGCGCCCTACACGTTGCCGAAGGCGACCGGAAAAGCGTGAACCTGGAAGAGATCCCCGAGCCGGAAGAGCAACCGTAA
- a CDS encoding alpha/beta fold hydrolase — protein sequence MKRVLMLAILVVAASTTRAQNLDVSGDWQGTLNAGGQDLHLVLHITRAADNSLKATLDSIDQGANGIPVNSVSIKDSKLSLDVTAVHGTYEGKVAPDGKTISGTWTQGTPLSLEFKRAPGKAKSEAKPAKPSDIDGAWMGALDTGSVKLRVVFHIVNGADGLTATLDSPDQGMSGLAMTSVTRDGASIKIEAQKIGGTFEGKIAADLSTMDGTWSQGGGTMPLLLRPVKNTAELELKRPQNPVKPFPYRDEDVSYENKIQNVTLAATLTIPQGTGPFPAVLLITGSGPQDRDESLLGHKPFLVLSDYLTRHGIAVLRADDRGVGKSTGVFGNATTADFATDTEAGVAYLKTRKEIDPHKIGLIGHSEGGVIAPMVAARNKDIAFIVMMAGTGVPGDQVIVAQSEAIEVASGRNPEAAAKSAATLREMLHLIETEKDEAVLEKELKQKMTEIPEAQVGLQVSQMTSVWFRYFLTYDPASALRKVTCPVLALNGSLDKQVLPSQNLPPIRQALAGNPRAEIDELPGLNHLFQTAKTGSPTEYAQIEETIAPVALDKMATWILKQ from the coding sequence ATGAAACGTGTTTTGATGCTCGCAATCCTGGTTGTCGCTGCCAGTACCACGCGCGCCCAGAATCTCGATGTCAGTGGCGATTGGCAAGGAACTCTCAACGCCGGAGGTCAAGACCTGCACCTCGTCCTACATATCACCAGAGCCGCCGACAATAGCCTCAAAGCCACTCTCGACAGTATCGATCAGGGCGCTAACGGTATCCCCGTCAATTCCGTCAGTATCAAAGACTCGAAACTGAGTCTCGATGTAACCGCGGTTCACGGTACCTATGAAGGTAAAGTCGCTCCCGACGGGAAAACTATCTCCGGCACCTGGACACAAGGCACGCCGCTGTCCCTGGAATTCAAACGCGCACCCGGCAAAGCCAAGAGCGAAGCCAAACCCGCCAAGCCCTCTGACATCGATGGCGCCTGGATGGGAGCGCTCGATACCGGCTCCGTCAAGCTGCGTGTCGTCTTCCACATCGTAAACGGCGCTGACGGCCTGACCGCCACTTTAGATAGTCCTGATCAGGGCATGAGCGGTTTGGCCATGACCTCGGTTACGCGCGATGGCGCGTCCATCAAGATCGAAGCGCAAAAGATCGGCGGAACCTTCGAAGGCAAAATCGCCGCCGATCTATCGACCATGGATGGCACGTGGTCGCAAGGCGGCGGCACCATGCCCCTGCTGTTGAGACCGGTCAAGAATACGGCGGAACTCGAACTCAAGCGCCCACAGAATCCAGTCAAGCCGTTTCCTTATCGCGACGAAGATGTCTCCTACGAAAACAAAATTCAGAACGTCACTCTCGCCGCTACGCTCACCATTCCGCAGGGAACCGGGCCGTTCCCAGCGGTCTTGCTGATCACCGGCTCCGGCCCACAGGATCGCGACGAGAGCCTGCTCGGCCACAAACCCTTCCTCGTTCTTTCCGACTATCTCACCCGACACGGTATTGCCGTGCTGCGCGCCGACGATCGGGGTGTCGGCAAATCGACCGGAGTCTTCGGCAACGCCACTACCGCTGACTTTGCTACCGATACCGAAGCCGGCGTCGCCTACCTGAAAACGCGCAAGGAAATCGATCCCCACAAGATCGGACTGATCGGCCACAGCGAAGGCGGGGTGATCGCCCCAATGGTCGCCGCCCGCAACAAAGACATCGCTTTCATCGTGATGATGGCAGGCACCGGCGTTCCGGGCGACCAGGTGATTGTGGCGCAAAGCGAAGCGATTGAGGTTGCCAGCGGCCGCAATCCCGAAGCCGCGGCCAAGAGCGCCGCCACCCTTCGCGAGATGTTGCATTTGATTGAGACGGAAAAAGACGAAGCCGTTCTCGAAAAAGAATTGAAACAAAAAATGACGGAAATCCCCGAAGCCCAGGTGGGATTGCAGGTCAGCCAGATGACTTCCGTGTGGTTCCGCTACTTCCTGACCTACGATCCCGCCTCCGCGCTGCGCAAAGTGACCTGCCCGGTGCTGGCGCTCAACGGATCGCTCGACAAACAAGTGCTGCCCAGCCAAAATCTGCCGCCCATTCGCCAGGCTCTTGCGGGCAACCCGCGCGCCGAGATCGACGAACTCCCCGGCCTGAATCACCTATTCCAAACCGCCAAAACGGGTTCGCCCACCGAATACGCTCAGATCGAAGAAACCATCGCTCCCGTGGCCCTGGACAAAATGGCGACCTGGATTCTGAAGCAATAA